In Sporichthya polymorpha DSM 43042, a genomic segment contains:
- a CDS encoding alpha/beta fold hydrolase → MLDAVEFETGPNPEWTVILLHGLGDSGDGWAPVAPHIVRPGWPSVRFLFPHAPVQPVTINGGMKMRSWYDIVDLGDIDRRADEAGLAESAKAVEALIAREAERGIPASRLILAGFSQGGAVTLTLGLRRAEPLAGLVAMSTYLPMAKKVLDEANRDGTLPVFMAHGLHDPMVPHPAGLQAAEHVRSLGHDVEWHSYPMQHEACAEELDALGAWLSARFGV, encoded by the coding sequence ATGCTGGACGCCGTCGAGTTCGAGACCGGGCCGAACCCCGAGTGGACCGTGATCCTGCTGCACGGACTCGGCGACAGCGGGGACGGCTGGGCGCCGGTCGCGCCGCACATCGTCCGGCCCGGCTGGCCGTCGGTGCGGTTCCTGTTTCCGCACGCGCCGGTCCAGCCGGTGACGATCAACGGCGGGATGAAGATGCGGTCCTGGTACGACATCGTCGACCTCGGCGACATCGACCGCCGCGCCGACGAGGCCGGGCTCGCGGAGTCGGCGAAGGCCGTCGAGGCGCTGATCGCCCGTGAGGCCGAGCGCGGCATCCCCGCCTCGCGGCTGATCCTGGCCGGGTTCTCCCAGGGCGGTGCCGTGACGCTGACGCTCGGCCTGCGCCGCGCCGAGCCCCTCGCCGGACTCGTCGCGATGTCGACCTACCTGCCGATGGCGAAGAAGGTCCTCGACGAGGCCAACCGCGACGGCACCCTCCCGGTGTTCATGGCCCACGGCCTCCACGACCCGATGGTCCCGCACCCGGCCGGCCTGCAGGCCGCCGAACACGTCCGCAGCCTCGGCCACGACGTCGAGTGGCACTCCTACCCCATGCAGCACGAAGCCTGCGCCGAGGAGCTCGACGCCCTCGGCGCCTGGCTCTCAGCCCGCTTCGGGGTCTGA
- a CDS encoding DUF305 domain-containing protein yields MWTRTALIGVAAFASGALTFAQLDRGEAAPTYPATTSAEAGFTREMQTHHAQAIEMATFARDRSPDTQIQEIAFDLALSQQQEIGQMRALLAVWGLPPTGPAATPGAEGHHAGAVMPQADIEVLGTIPPKDVGVRFLQLMIPHHEAGVAMARDILARTDDPTLRDLATTILQVQQHEITLMKDLLRQRGLRSPAS; encoded by the coding sequence GTGTGGACGCGGACGGCTCTCATCGGCGTCGCCGCCTTCGCCTCGGGTGCGCTGACGTTCGCGCAGCTCGACCGCGGGGAGGCCGCGCCGACCTACCCGGCGACGACCAGCGCCGAGGCTGGGTTCACCCGCGAGATGCAGACCCACCACGCCCAGGCGATCGAGATGGCCACCTTCGCCCGGGACCGTTCGCCCGACACGCAGATCCAGGAGATCGCGTTCGACCTCGCCCTCAGTCAGCAGCAGGAGATCGGCCAGATGCGGGCCCTGCTCGCGGTGTGGGGCCTCCCGCCCACCGGGCCCGCCGCGACCCCGGGCGCCGAGGGCCACCACGCCGGGGCGGTCATGCCGCAGGCGGACATCGAGGTCCTCGGCACCATCCCGCCGAAGGACGTCGGCGTCCGGTTCCTCCAGCTGATGATCCCCCACCACGAGGCCGGCGTCGCGATGGCGCGGGACATCCTCGCCCGCACCGACGACCCCACCCTCCGCGACCTCGCGACCACGATCCTCCAGGTCCAGCAGCACGAGATCACCCTGATGAAGGACCTCCTCCGCCAGCGCGGACTCAGGTCGCCGGCCAGCTGA
- a CDS encoding YciI family protein: protein MAKYLLLKHYRGAPAAVNDVPMEKWTPEEIDAHIQYMRDFADRLTETGEFVAEAALASEGTWVRFDGEGRPPVTDGPFAETKDLIAGWMIIDVESWERAVELAGELSAAPGANGQPIHEWLELRPFYGVAPTITD from the coding sequence ATGGCGAAGTACCTCCTGCTCAAGCACTACCGCGGCGCGCCGGCGGCGGTGAACGACGTGCCGATGGAGAAGTGGACGCCCGAGGAGATCGACGCGCACATCCAGTACATGCGCGACTTCGCGGACCGACTCACCGAGACCGGCGAGTTCGTCGCCGAGGCGGCGCTGGCATCCGAGGGCACGTGGGTGCGCTTCGACGGCGAGGGGCGCCCGCCGGTCACCGACGGCCCGTTCGCGGAGACCAAGGACCTGATCGCCGGCTGGATGATCATCGACGTCGAGAGCTGGGAGCGGGCCGTCGAGCTCGCCGGGGAGCTGTCCGCCGCGCCGGGAGCGAACGGGCAGCCGATCCACGAGTGGCTCGAGCTCCGCCCGTTCTACGGAGTCGCGCCGACGATCACGGACTGA
- a CDS encoding RNA polymerase sigma factor, whose protein sequence is MDDVALRALVPSVLAVLVRRGADFAAAEDAVQDALIEAVRTWPADPPRDAKGWLVTVAWRRFLDATRADAARRRREDVVDAEPEPGPIPATDDTLWLYFLCAHPSLTPASAVALTLRAVGGLTTRQIADAYLVPEATMAQRISRAKRTVSDVRFDQPGDVGTVLRVLYLVFNEGYSGDVDLADEAIRLTRQLAAAFDHPEVAGLLALMLLHRARRDARTRPDGSLVPLAEQDRSRWDTALIAEGVEILQTALARDRLGEYQAQAAIAALHADAPEAEETDWVQIVEWYDELLRFTDSPVVRLNRAVALGEADGPHAGLAALAGLDESLPRHAAAAAYLHEKAGERALAARLYAEAAARATNAAERDHLTRQAARLNRG, encoded by the coding sequence GTGGACGACGTCGCCCTTCGGGCCCTCGTCCCGAGCGTCCTGGCCGTTCTCGTCCGCCGCGGGGCCGACTTCGCGGCGGCCGAGGACGCGGTCCAGGACGCCTTGATCGAGGCCGTCCGCACCTGGCCGGCCGACCCGCCGCGGGACGCCAAGGGTTGGCTGGTGACCGTCGCCTGGCGACGGTTCCTCGACGCCACCCGCGCCGACGCGGCCCGGCGACGGCGTGAGGACGTCGTTGACGCCGAACCTGAGCCCGGCCCGATCCCGGCGACGGACGACACGCTCTGGCTCTACTTTCTCTGCGCGCACCCGTCGTTGACCCCGGCCTCGGCGGTGGCGCTGACGCTGAGGGCGGTCGGCGGTCTGACCACACGTCAGATCGCCGACGCCTACCTCGTCCCCGAGGCGACGATGGCGCAGCGGATCAGCCGCGCCAAGCGCACGGTGTCCGACGTCCGGTTCGATCAGCCCGGGGACGTCGGCACGGTGCTGCGGGTGCTCTACCTCGTGTTCAACGAGGGCTACTCCGGCGACGTCGACCTCGCCGACGAGGCGATCCGCTTGACCCGCCAGCTCGCGGCGGCCTTCGACCACCCCGAGGTCGCCGGGTTGCTCGCGCTGATGCTGCTGCACCGCGCCCGCCGCGACGCGCGGACCCGGCCCGACGGCAGCCTCGTGCCGCTCGCCGAGCAGGACCGCTCGCGCTGGGACACGGCGCTGATCGCCGAGGGCGTCGAGATCCTGCAGACCGCCCTGGCCCGGGATCGGCTGGGGGAGTACCAGGCTCAGGCCGCGATCGCGGCGCTGCACGCCGACGCTCCGGAGGCGGAGGAGACCGACTGGGTGCAGATCGTCGAGTGGTACGACGAGCTGCTGCGGTTCACCGACAGCCCGGTGGTCCGGCTCAACCGCGCCGTCGCGCTGGGGGAGGCCGACGGCCCGCACGCGGGTCTCGCCGCGCTCGCCGGGCTCGACGAATCCCTTCCGCGGCACGCCGCCGCGGCGGCGTACCTGCACGAGAAGGCGGGCGAGCGTGCGCTCGCGGCCCGCCTGTACGCCGAGGCGGCGGCCCGGGCGACCAACGCCGCCGAGCGCGACCACCTGACCCGTCAGGCGGCGCGGCTCAATCGCGGGTGA
- a CDS encoding CinA family protein: protein MLPTTLTEPAHAAAERLVARGESIAVAESAAGGLISAALVAVPGCSAFYRGGLVVYTLDGARAQFAGAPRPADLRGATEPFAAWLATTVAASLGTTWGIGETGASGPTGNPYGDPPGHSWAAVSGPNGVTARNLRTGSDDRAANMEAFAAAALTLLVEALTRD from the coding sequence GTGCTTCCCACCACCCTGACCGAACCCGCGCACGCCGCCGCCGAGCGACTGGTCGCGCGGGGTGAGTCGATTGCCGTCGCCGAGTCCGCCGCGGGTGGGCTCATCTCCGCCGCCCTGGTGGCGGTCCCCGGCTGCTCGGCGTTCTACCGGGGCGGGCTCGTGGTCTACACCCTCGACGGCGCGCGGGCGCAGTTCGCGGGGGCGCCGCGGCCCGCTGACCTGCGCGGGGCGACCGAGCCCTTCGCCGCCTGGCTCGCCACCACTGTCGCGGCGTCGTTGGGGACGACCTGGGGCATCGGCGAGACCGGCGCGTCCGGTCCGACCGGCAATCCCTACGGCGACCCGCCCGGCCACTCGTGGGCCGCGGTCTCCGGACCGAACGGCGTGACGGCCCGCAACCTGCGCACCGGCTCCGACGACCGGGCCGCGAACATGGAGGCCTTCGCCGCCGCGGCCCTCACCTTGCTGGTCGAGGCACTCACCCGCGATTGA
- a CDS encoding CHRD domain-containing protein, which produces MATLAGPTLAAGTAAPKSGFFELTPTAEAVPGGGDPRGEVRAFLSLDDPRNSVCYLITWSGLKGKVVAAHLHRGAAGKTGPHHVDLVNDVKVPGKRGSLADCVDADDAHGHRMKPNPRAVSRVLAKPERFYLNLHTTAYPDGARRAQLG; this is translated from the coding sequence GTGGCGACGCTCGCCGGCCCGACGCTCGCAGCGGGCACCGCGGCCCCGAAGAGCGGGTTCTTCGAGCTGACGCCGACCGCCGAGGCGGTTCCCGGCGGCGGCGACCCGCGGGGCGAGGTCCGGGCGTTCCTCTCGCTCGACGACCCGCGGAACTCCGTCTGCTACCTGATCACGTGGAGCGGGCTGAAGGGCAAGGTCGTCGCGGCGCACCTGCACCGGGGCGCGGCCGGCAAGACCGGGCCGCACCACGTCGACCTTGTCAACGACGTGAAGGTGCCCGGCAAGCGTGGGTCGCTCGCCGACTGCGTCGACGCCGACGACGCGCACGGCCACAGAATGAAGCCGAACCCGCGGGCGGTCTCCCGCGTCCTGGCGAAGCCGGAGCGGTTCTACCTGAACCTCCACACCACCGCGTATCCCGACGGGGCGCGGCGGGCGCAGCTCGGCTGA
- a CDS encoding PhzF family phenazine biosynthesis protein, translating into MTEVLHYAAFTTDGVGGNPAGVVLDATGLTEAQMLAVAAEVGYSETAFVLPGDGESRPIRYFSPQAEVAFCGHATIATAVALADRDGCGPLRFDTPAGPVAVLTEASPTGVTATLTSPPASSRPATAAEIDALLASFGWKRDQLDGGWPVHVAFAGNTHPVLAVAARETLADFDYDFDALAAVMADAGWGTVHVFWPRGPAEFDVRNAFPPGGVREDPATGAAAAAFGGYLRALGRLAVGDRVVLHQGEDMGRPSRLVVALDPASDGVRVTGTAAPIPA; encoded by the coding sequence ATGACCGAGGTACTGCACTACGCCGCCTTCACCACCGACGGAGTCGGGGGCAACCCCGCCGGGGTGGTGCTCGACGCAACCGGGCTGACCGAGGCTCAGATGCTTGCCGTCGCGGCGGAGGTCGGTTACTCGGAGACGGCGTTCGTCCTCCCGGGCGACGGCGAATCGCGCCCGATCCGCTACTTCAGCCCGCAGGCCGAGGTCGCGTTCTGCGGGCACGCGACGATCGCCACCGCCGTCGCCCTCGCCGACCGGGACGGGTGCGGGCCGCTGCGCTTCGACACCCCGGCCGGTCCGGTCGCGGTCCTGACCGAGGCGAGCCCGACGGGGGTGACGGCGACGCTGACCTCTCCCCCGGCCTCCAGCCGGCCCGCCACGGCAGCGGAGATCGACGCCCTGCTTGCCTCGTTCGGGTGGAAACGGGACCAGCTCGACGGGGGCTGGCCGGTGCACGTCGCGTTCGCGGGCAACACGCATCCCGTCCTCGCCGTCGCGGCGCGCGAGACCCTGGCCGACTTCGACTACGACTTCGACGCCCTCGCCGCCGTCATGGCGGACGCCGGGTGGGGGACGGTGCACGTCTTCTGGCCACGCGGCCCGGCCGAGTTCGACGTCCGCAACGCGTTCCCGCCCGGCGGGGTGCGCGAGGACCCGGCCACCGGCGCCGCCGCCGCCGCGTTCGGCGGTTACCTCCGCGCCCTCGGCCGCCTGGCCGTCGGCGACCGCGTCGTCCTCCACCAGGGCGAGGACATGGGCCGCCCGAGCCGCCTCGTCGTCGCCCTCGACCCCGCCTCCGACGGCGTCCGCGTCACCGGCACCGCCGCCCCGATCCCAGCCTGA
- a CDS encoding rhodanese-like domain-containing protein, with the protein MATNISRTELLLLLASNRPVHLVDALPSGYFDQEHLPGAVNLVEDDVAALAAQLLPQRDETVVTYCANTACPNSRAVARGLEALGYTDVRTYEAGIQDWVEAGLPTESALVA; encoded by the coding sequence ATGGCTACGAACATCTCCCGCACCGAGCTGCTGCTCCTCCTGGCCTCGAACCGGCCGGTCCACCTGGTCGACGCCCTGCCGTCCGGCTACTTCGACCAGGAGCACCTCCCCGGGGCGGTCAACCTGGTGGAGGACGACGTCGCGGCGCTCGCCGCGCAGCTCCTCCCCCAGCGCGACGAGACCGTCGTGACGTACTGCGCCAACACCGCCTGCCCGAACAGCCGGGCCGTGGCGCGCGGCCTCGAGGCGCTCGGGTACACCGACGTCCGCACCTACGAGGCCGGGATCCAGGACTGGGTCGAGGCCGGCCTGCCGACCGAGTCGGCACTGGTCGCCTGA
- a CDS encoding MarR family winged helix-turn-helix transcriptional regulator, with product MVRKDSVGVTAWAALLRAHAAVVPKLAKEVAAAGLPISWYDVLLVLNAAPERKLRMSDLGAAAVLSREQISRVVSELERAGLVQRVPNPDDKRSSFATLTDAGRERLRAAAPTYVAAIEAHFTQHLTAAEIAAVGSALAKVVAAEE from the coding sequence ATGGTTCGGAAGGACAGCGTCGGAGTCACCGCCTGGGCGGCCCTGCTGCGGGCCCACGCGGCCGTGGTGCCGAAGCTCGCGAAGGAGGTCGCGGCCGCGGGGCTGCCGATCTCCTGGTACGACGTCCTGCTCGTGCTCAACGCGGCGCCGGAACGGAAGCTGCGGATGTCGGACCTCGGCGCCGCCGCGGTGCTGAGCCGCGAGCAGATCAGTCGCGTCGTGAGCGAACTCGAGCGCGCGGGACTCGTGCAGCGCGTCCCGAACCCCGACGACAAGCGCTCGTCGTTCGCGACACTCACCGACGCCGGCCGCGAGCGGCTGCGCGCCGCGGCGCCGACGTACGTGGCCGCGATCGAGGCGCACTTCACCCAGCACCTGACCGCCGCGGAGATCGCCGCGGTCGGGTCCGCGCTCGCGAAGGTCGTTGCGGCGGAGGAGTGA
- a CDS encoding MauE/DoxX family redox-associated membrane protein, whose translation MSVSVPARPVAPRSLPPRFAGAAAWAAVPARLLLAGVFGVAGALKIDDPAASVRAVRAYDLLPDWLAVVVGRGLPAFELALAVALLLGVALRLTAGVAAGLLTVFVVGISTAWARGLQIDCGCFGGGGVTDDPQYGREIARDLAVLVVAVALAWFGRSRLTISQRVVPGVVAAALLVAGGAGVVVAEATEPAPPTQIPVGVTVAGGIVVGSPDAPRTVVVYEDPQCPHCAEFERTGGVALHDAVEAGRVKVEYRMRSFLGPDSVRAVAALGAAQDAGKFDELRTAMFAHLLTGGGYSVDQLLALGASVGLTDAAFVDAVRDQVYAPWARSVDDRASKDGNTGTPALFLDGHPVDPAVAFDAAALARALA comes from the coding sequence ATGTCCGTTTCTGTCCCAGCACGTCCCGTTGCTCCTCGTTCGCTCCCGCCCCGCTTCGCCGGGGCCGCCGCGTGGGCCGCCGTGCCCGCCCGGTTGCTGCTCGCCGGCGTCTTCGGCGTCGCCGGTGCGCTCAAGATCGACGACCCCGCGGCATCGGTCCGCGCGGTCCGCGCGTACGACCTGTTGCCCGACTGGCTCGCCGTGGTCGTCGGCCGCGGTCTGCCCGCGTTCGAGCTCGCCCTCGCGGTCGCGCTGCTGCTCGGCGTCGCGCTCCGTCTGACCGCCGGGGTGGCGGCCGGGTTGCTGACGGTCTTTGTCGTCGGGATCTCGACGGCCTGGGCCCGCGGCTTGCAGATCGACTGCGGCTGCTTCGGGGGCGGCGGCGTCACCGACGACCCGCAGTACGGGCGTGAGATCGCCCGGGACCTCGCGGTGCTCGTCGTCGCCGTGGCGCTCGCCTGGTTCGGCCGCTCGCGTCTGACGATCAGTCAGCGTGTGGTTCCCGGCGTGGTCGCTGCGGCCCTGCTGGTCGCCGGCGGTGCGGGCGTCGTGGTCGCGGAGGCGACCGAGCCGGCCCCGCCGACGCAGATTCCGGTCGGCGTCACCGTCGCGGGCGGGATCGTGGTCGGGTCACCGGACGCGCCGCGCACCGTCGTCGTCTACGAAGACCCGCAGTGCCCGCACTGCGCGGAGTTCGAGCGCACCGGGGGAGTCGCCCTGCACGACGCGGTCGAGGCGGGGCGCGTGAAGGTCGAGTACCGGATGCGCAGCTTCCTCGGGCCGGACAGCGTCCGCGCCGTCGCCGCCCTCGGCGCCGCCCAGGACGCCGGAAAGTTCGACGAGCTCCGCACCGCGATGTTCGCGCACCTGCTGACCGGCGGCGGCTACAGCGTCGACCAGCTGCTCGCGCTCGGGGCGTCCGTCGGGCTCACCGACGCGGCGTTCGTCGACGCCGTCCGCGACCAGGTCTACGCCCCGTGGGCCCGCTCCGTCGACGACCGCGCCAGCAAGGACGGCAACACCGGCACCCCGGCGCTGTTCCTCGACGGCCACCCCGTCGACCCGGCCGTCGCCTTCGACGCCGCCGCCCTGGCCCGCGCGCTCGCTTGA
- a CDS encoding pyridoxamine 5'-phosphate oxidase family protein, whose protein sequence is MTATDTQARSLSEVLEELHFAMVGTPDGDVWKSRPLTLAGLDSSTMHFLVAADADWVQALGNGSAPCTTTFSDPSKNDYVALQGSARVLNDRALIESLWTAPAGAYFDGKDDPNIRVLAVDVDYGEYWDSPGGAIGRLLALTKAAAGAEAGSEGPVRV, encoded by the coding sequence ATGACTGCCACCGACACTCAAGCCCGGAGCCTGTCCGAGGTTCTCGAAGAACTGCACTTCGCGATGGTCGGCACGCCGGACGGGGACGTCTGGAAGTCCCGGCCGCTGACGCTGGCCGGTCTGGACTCCTCGACGATGCACTTCCTCGTCGCCGCCGACGCCGACTGGGTGCAGGCCCTCGGGAACGGCAGCGCTCCGTGCACCACGACGTTCTCCGACCCGAGCAAGAACGACTACGTCGCCCTGCAGGGCTCGGCGCGCGTGCTCAACGACCGCGCGCTGATCGAGTCGCTGTGGACCGCCCCCGCCGGGGCGTACTTCGACGGCAAGGACGACCCGAACATCCGCGTCCTCGCGGTCGACGTCGACTACGGCGAGTACTGGGACTCCCCCGGCGGCGCCATCGGACGCCTCCTCGCCCTGACGAAGGCTGCCGCCGGCGCCGAGGCCGGCTCCGAGGGCCCCGTCCGCGTCTGA
- a CDS encoding Ku protein, translating to MARAIWSGSIGFGLVNVPVGLYSATEDKTVHFNQFEKGTDDRVRNKRVNEDTGKEVKYSDIVKGYDLGDGRHVIVTPDELEEVEPGRSSTIEITDFVEAADIDPVFYRKSYYLAPASDDAARPYGLLLQAMEKAGRIGIATLVMRSKQYLAAIRPQDRVLVLETMYFGDEVRDPADELPSIPRKAKFSDKDLKTAVGLIEALTTEWKPENYADTYRDRVLQLVKAKAKGREVVHDDDAEPEAEVLDLMEALRRSVDAAKSRKGAGNTDTGKLKTRKADEDDEKPAKKSSSKTAAKKTAAKKTTAKKTTAKKSAAKKTTAKKSSSKRPARKAS from the coding sequence GTGGCACGCGCGATCTGGTCCGGCTCGATCGGCTTCGGTCTGGTCAACGTTCCGGTGGGGCTGTACTCCGCCACCGAGGACAAGACCGTCCACTTCAACCAGTTCGAGAAGGGGACCGACGACCGCGTCCGCAACAAGCGGGTGAACGAGGACACCGGCAAGGAGGTCAAGTACTCCGACATCGTCAAGGGCTACGACCTCGGTGACGGACGCCACGTGATCGTCACCCCCGACGAGCTCGAGGAGGTCGAGCCCGGCCGCAGCTCGACGATCGAGATCACCGACTTCGTCGAGGCCGCCGACATCGACCCCGTGTTCTACCGCAAGTCCTACTACCTGGCCCCCGCGAGCGACGACGCCGCGCGCCCGTACGGCCTGCTGCTGCAGGCGATGGAGAAGGCCGGGCGCATCGGCATCGCGACGCTTGTCATGCGCAGCAAGCAGTACCTCGCCGCGATCCGCCCGCAGGACCGCGTGCTGGTGCTGGAGACCATGTACTTCGGCGACGAGGTCCGCGACCCCGCCGATGAACTGCCCTCGATCCCCCGCAAGGCGAAGTTCTCCGACAAGGACCTCAAGACCGCGGTCGGACTCATCGAGGCCCTGACCACCGAGTGGAAGCCGGAGAACTACGCCGACACCTACCGCGACCGCGTCCTGCAACTGGTGAAGGCCAAGGCCAAGGGCCGCGAGGTCGTGCACGACGACGACGCCGAGCCCGAGGCCGAGGTCCTCGACCTCATGGAGGCCCTCCGCCGTTCCGTCGACGCCGCCAAGTCCCGCAAGGGCGCCGGCAACACCGACACCGGGAAGCTGAAGACCCGTAAGGCCGACGAGGACGACGAGAAACCGGCGAAGAAGTCGTCGTCGAAGACCGCCGCGAAGAAGACCGCGGCGAAGAAGACCACGGCCAAGAAGACCACGGCCAAGAAGTCGGCCGCGAAGAAGACCACCGCCAAGAAGAGTTCGAGCAAACGTCCCGCCCGCAAGGCGTCGTGA
- a CDS encoding flavin reductase family protein, translating into MSTEAIPGSAVEDFHAVMGQLDWPMHLVTAVSRDGERNGCLLGFATQCAIHPPRYFVFLSKNNHTFDVAEQAEALGVHLPDPGQIDLAIRFGTRTGDEVDKLAPETWHDGPLGVPILDEVTRWFVGRILDRLEVGDHMGYLLEPVAASSAGHPMGQLGFQSVKHLDAGHDADPDED; encoded by the coding sequence GTGAGCACCGAGGCGATCCCGGGGAGCGCCGTCGAGGACTTCCACGCCGTCATGGGCCAGCTGGACTGGCCGATGCACCTCGTGACCGCGGTCTCCCGCGACGGCGAGCGGAACGGGTGCCTGCTCGGGTTTGCGACGCAGTGCGCGATCCACCCGCCGCGCTACTTCGTCTTCCTGTCGAAGAACAACCACACCTTCGACGTCGCCGAGCAGGCCGAGGCGCTTGGGGTGCACCTCCCCGACCCGGGCCAGATCGACCTCGCGATCCGCTTCGGCACCCGCACCGGCGACGAGGTCGACAAGCTCGCGCCCGAGACCTGGCACGACGGCCCGCTCGGCGTCCCGATCCTCGACGAGGTGACCCGCTGGTTCGTCGGGCGCATCCTCGACCGCCTCGAGGTCGGCGACCACATGGGCTACCTGCTCGAACCGGTCGCAGCGTCGTCCGCCGGCCACCCGATGGGCCAGCTCGGCTTCCAGTCCGTCAAGCACCTCGACGCCGGGCACGACGCGGACCCCGACGAGGACTGA
- a CDS encoding magnesium transporter CorA family protein, with translation MDLCLGDGGLEDSTTKLLSELHDGLLDDEEFQWLQERDEAALAEDAEGHILISALAYADGPDPVAIRCVVGRGWIVTAHTEQVNLIELLNEPISSQSDLGRMDGPRFLAVLMDWHLSTFFERVEQLDREVDDLDEKLISPEFNRQDRELMDRLIDLRHRVGRLRRTVVDHRELLTRLADPELIVLSNSESAHRFAELTNRLETAVGSIDSTRSAITGSLDVFMSRTAQRTNDVMKILTVISAVLMPSTVIAGVMGMNFELGFFTNVIVYWIVLGTMFAIAAGTVFAAHRRGWIGGPQ, from the coding sequence GTGGACCTGTGCCTCGGCGACGGCGGGCTCGAGGACTCCACCACCAAACTCCTCAGCGAACTCCACGACGGCCTGCTCGACGACGAGGAATTCCAGTGGCTGCAGGAGCGGGACGAGGCCGCCCTCGCCGAGGACGCCGAAGGCCACATCCTGATCAGCGCCCTCGCCTACGCCGACGGCCCGGACCCGGTCGCGATCCGCTGCGTGGTCGGACGGGGCTGGATCGTCACCGCGCACACCGAGCAGGTCAACCTGATCGAGCTGCTGAACGAACCGATCAGCTCGCAGTCGGACCTCGGACGGATGGACGGCCCACGCTTCCTCGCCGTCCTGATGGACTGGCACCTGAGCACGTTCTTCGAGCGGGTCGAACAGCTCGACCGCGAGGTCGACGACCTCGACGAGAAGCTCATCTCCCCGGAGTTCAACCGCCAGGACCGTGAACTGATGGACCGTCTGATCGACCTACGCCACCGCGTGGGCCGGCTGCGGCGGACGGTCGTCGACCATCGCGAACTGCTGACGCGGCTGGCCGACCCGGAACTGATCGTGCTCTCGAACTCGGAGTCGGCGCATCGTTTCGCCGAGCTGACGAACCGGCTGGAGACGGCCGTGGGCTCCATCGACAGCACACGGTCCGCGATCACCGGTTCGCTCGACGTCTTCATGAGCCGGACCGCACAGCGGACCAACGACGTCATGAAGATCCTGACGGTGATCTCCGCGGTCCTGATGCCCTCGACGGTCATCGCCGGTGTGATGGGCATGAACTTCGAACTCGGGTTCTTCACCAACGTCATCGTGTACTGGATCGTCCTCGGCACGATGTTCGCCATCGCCGCCGGGACGGTCTTCGCCGCCCACCGCCGCGGCTGGATCGGAGGACCGCAGTGA
- a CDS encoding CinA family protein has translation MSPTNKLAEEIAALAEEHGHTVATAESLTGGQLTVQLAAAPNASSWFRGGVVAYSSEVKRDVLDVPLGPVVSKPAAMAMASGACRVLGARIGVSTTGVGGPGEEEGQSPGTVWIGLAWEGIPIEAWEYKFGGDPDEICQQACEAALQAVRDRMHIG, from the coding sequence GTGTCGCCCACCAACAAGCTTGCCGAAGAGATCGCCGCCCTGGCCGAGGAGCACGGCCACACCGTCGCCACCGCCGAGTCCCTGACCGGCGGTCAGCTGACGGTGCAGCTCGCCGCGGCCCCGAACGCCTCGAGCTGGTTCCGCGGTGGCGTCGTCGCCTACAGCTCCGAGGTGAAGCGGGACGTGCTCGACGTCCCGCTCGGGCCTGTCGTGAGCAAGCCCGCCGCGATGGCCATGGCCTCCGGCGCGTGCCGGGTGCTCGGCGCCCGGATCGGCGTCTCCACCACCGGGGTCGGCGGCCCTGGCGAGGAGGAGGGACAGTCCCCGGGCACGGTGTGGATCGGCCTGGCGTGGGAGGGCATCCCGATCGAGGCCTGGGAGTACAAGTTCGGCGGCGACCCCGACGAGATCTGTCAGCAGGCCTGCGAGGCCGCGCTGCAGGCGGTCCGGGACCGGATGCACATCGGTTGA